GGGTTTCATCTGGTTTAATGCCTTGGCCAGAGACTGATAGCCGCCTATGGCAATGTAATCGGTAATTGATTCGGGATTAATAAGTCCGGCATCACGGAGCACGATTTTTTTCTGACCGCTGAAAAAGGGAATCTCATTCCAGAGTGGAAATTCTGTATAATCTTTTCCAAAAACATGATGGGAGGTCGGATAGTCCCATTCATCAATCCTGCAGAGAACCTTGGCGGAATAAGGCTTCTCTTTTTCTATGTCTTTGACAATATAGGCGATATCTTTTCCGCAAACCCTGTGGTAAACAATCAGGGGCTTTCCCGGAATGTACACAGTTACCAGCGGTTCTTCGGAACAATATCCGAAGCAGCCGGTTTTTTTCAGAATATAGGGCAGTTGTTTTGTTTCAATGTATTGTTTCAATTTGAAAAATACAGCATCTGCTCCATTGCCGATTCCACAGGTACCCATTCCTACTAAAATCATGGGAACCGAAGGATATACATCTGATATGTGCTGATTTTGTAATGATTTTAGATCTGTCGGTTTCATACGTTTATAATTTATTTTCTAAGGTCGTATGGAACACCCATATATTATATTTATTGGTGTTTTGTGTTTCAGGAATCATGGGTGTTTCATGTGAGTTTAACTTTATTGGACTGACAAGCCCGGTTGTATTTTATGAACATCATTATTTGATATTCTGCCTGAAACTGACATGAGATCATTATAATATCAGGCAGAAAATTAGAGGGATCACTGGTTACTTTTTTTTCTTCTTCCTGATTACTTCAATGATTTTTTGAAGCTTCTGAGAGTTCATATTGCTGTAAATTACATCATCAATAGCCACAACAGGGGAAAGGGCACATTGCCCAAAGCAGGCTACTGTTTTGATGGTGAACATGTTATCCTTAGTCGTGAACGATGATTTTCCACGTACTTCTTCCGGTTTGATATCAAAGAAATGATTTACATCATCCAGCAGAGCTTTTGAACCCTTTGTATGACAGGCTGTTCCCCGGCAAATTGTGATGGTGTGGTCGCCCTGAGGGGCCAGATTAAAGAAAGAATAAAAAGTTGCCACCGAATATACCTGTGAATAAGGTATATTCAGTTTACGCGAAATAATTGTAAGCGTTTCTTTAGGCAAATACCGGTGTGGATTTAATTTTTGTGCCTCTTCAAGGGTGGAAAGCAGGAAACCGGGTTGGTCTTTATGCCTGCTGATAATTTTGTCAAGTAGTGTAGCAGTTAAAACGTTTTCTTCAGTTTTCATGGCAAATGGTTTTTATGGAAGTTTCTGAAAATCATTTTGGACCAAAGAACGAATTGCTGGATTTTAACTTTATGTGCACTAGAAATTATTACTAATATAATAAAATTCAATTGTTTTTATCAAAAAAAAATATATGATAAAAGACATAATTTTTAAAAAAATATATAACATATTGATTATTAGACGATTAACGGTTGGCCCTGTTTTGCAACTACTAAAATAGCTCAATAACAGCAGCAATATATTGGGTTAAAAATTCAAAGAAGGAAAAATACTAAAGTTATACCACTGAAATTTTTCTTTTTAATGTTTTAGAAAAATTAATCAAGGATGTTCTCATTATAGATAGGGTCGAATGGAATTATGATTTTTATCTTTTGTTAATCAATAGATTGTGATTTGTGCCTTTTGAATCTTTTGCATGTTTTGCAACATCGGGACATGTCTTAAATACATCTCACCTCTTCAACATCTGATTATAGAAATAAATTTGCAACATAAAGGAAGATGTTGTTAATGGATTAATATATGAGGTTTTAATGAAAAATAATTTTTTTTTAGTTTTTTTAGCTTTGTTACTGTTTATGCCTGAAGCTTTCTGTCAGCATAAACTGCTTATTTTAGATATGGTGCATAATAATCCTGGAGAACCGTTAACGGTTACTTCTTTTCGGGATCCCAATAAAATTGCAGAATATGGATATAATGGAATGGTCATTAATGAATTCAGACCGGTTAGTTGTGCTGTTACTTATGATTCATTAAATAGGAATATTTTTCCAAAAGGTTCGGAATCGCGAAAATGGGTAGATAGCATGACCATTGTGATCAGGCATCAAATTGATTCATGCCATAAGGCCGGACTCAAGATTTTTTATTTTACAGATATTATTGTTGTTCCGAAAAGGTTGAAAGAATTGTATCATGATCAGATTTGTGATTCGAACGGACTAATTTCCTTTGAAAAACCCATGACTGAAAAAATTCACCGTATTATGCTTGATGAAATTTTCGAAAGATTTCCTGGCCTTGACGGACTGGTGATACGTACAGGCGAGACTTATCTGCAGAATGTACCATATCATACCGGTAATGGGCCTATTCCTCGAGATGAAAGTTCGTGGGCACACAATAAGACTCTTTTGACAGACGGGGGTGAAGATATTCATATTAAGCTGATCAACCTTTTACGTGATGAGGTTTGTGTTAAGTACAAAAAGATTTTGATATACAGGACATGGGATTTTGGCTTCTTTCATACTCAGCCTCAGTATTATTTAAACGTAACCAATCGTATTAAACCTCATCCCAACCTCTATTTTGCTATCAAACATACACAAGGTGATTATCACAGGACGATTAAATTTAATCCGACTTTGGGTATAGGCAATCATAAGCAGATTGTGGAGGTGGAATGTCAACGTGAATATGAAGGTAAA
This genomic window from Bacteroidota bacterium contains:
- a CDS encoding proton-conducting membrane transporter, coding for MKPTDLKSLQNQHISDVYPSVPMILVGMGTCGIGNGADAVFFKLKQYIETKQLPYILKKTGCFGYCSEEPLVTVYIPGKPLIVYHRVCGKDIAYIVKDIEKEKPYSAKVLCRIDEWDYPTSHHVFGKDYTEFPLWNEIPFFSGQKKIVLRDAGLINPESITDYIAIGGYQSLAKALNQMKP
- a CDS encoding NAD(P)H-dependent oxidoreductase subunit E encodes the protein MKTEENVLTATLLDKIISRHKDQPGFLLSTLEEAQKLNPHRYLPKETLTIISRKLNIPYSQVYSVATFYSFFNLAPQGDHTITICRGTACHTKGSKALLDDVNHFFDIKPEEVRGKSSFTTKDNMFTIKTVACFGQCALSPVVAIDDVIYSNMNSQKLQKIIEVIRKKKKK